The following are encoded in a window of Streptomyces sp. Go-475 genomic DNA:
- a CDS encoding glycoside hydrolase family 43 protein, translating into MPAQNQPTRAANPVLPGVHPDPSICRAGDDYYLACSSFEYFPGVPLFHSRDLVHWRQIGNALDRPEQLRLPTSMPSSGGIYAPTLRHHDGRFWLIVTNCSEGGGNLIVTATDPAGPWSDPVWAPGVPGIDPDLAWDEDGTCWCTVAGVSQVRLDPATGETHGTPHKVWSGGPGAKAPEAPHLYRIGDYWYLLIAEGGTERGHGVSIARGRTPNGPFEPCPANPILTHRGTDHPVQNTGHADLVQGPDDSWWMVFLGVRPRGGTPGWHVLGRETFLAPVTWEDGWPVVGEVTLDLPALPWPLSPVSAPAEERRDDFELSELGAIWISVRDRPAELCTTKERPGWLTLRARGGSLDDPDVVFTGRRQQHLTCRARTLVDPGQGRGGLAVRLDERHHYAIEASGTDVRVIARVGSLRTVVAELSVPTGPLVLGVTITDPQPPLGPCTGPDTVSLGIEQPDGTFTELAALDGRYLSTEVAGGFTGRVIGMYAAEGTVHFDWFDYEPLDR; encoded by the coding sequence GTGCCCGCTCAGAACCAACCCACCCGCGCCGCCAACCCCGTGCTCCCCGGGGTCCACCCCGACCCGAGCATCTGCCGGGCCGGCGACGACTACTACCTCGCCTGCTCCAGCTTCGAGTACTTCCCCGGCGTACCCCTCTTCCACAGCCGTGACCTGGTGCACTGGCGGCAGATCGGCAACGCCCTGGACCGACCGGAGCAGTTGCGTCTGCCCACCTCCATGCCGTCCTCCGGCGGGATCTACGCCCCCACCCTGCGCCACCACGACGGCCGCTTCTGGCTGATCGTCACCAACTGCAGCGAGGGCGGCGGCAACCTGATCGTCACGGCCACGGACCCGGCCGGACCGTGGTCGGATCCGGTCTGGGCGCCCGGCGTGCCCGGCATCGATCCCGACCTGGCGTGGGACGAGGACGGCACCTGCTGGTGCACGGTCGCGGGGGTTTCGCAGGTCCGCCTCGACCCTGCCACCGGCGAGACGCACGGCACACCGCACAAGGTCTGGTCCGGTGGCCCAGGCGCGAAGGCCCCGGAGGCGCCGCACCTGTACCGGATCGGCGACTACTGGTACCTGCTCATCGCCGAGGGCGGCACCGAACGCGGGCACGGCGTGTCCATCGCCCGCGGCCGTACGCCCAACGGCCCCTTCGAGCCGTGCCCGGCCAACCCGATCCTCACCCACCGCGGCACGGACCACCCCGTCCAGAACACCGGGCACGCGGACCTGGTCCAGGGGCCCGACGACTCCTGGTGGATGGTCTTCCTCGGCGTACGCCCGCGCGGCGGCACGCCGGGCTGGCACGTGCTCGGCCGGGAGACCTTCCTCGCTCCCGTGACCTGGGAGGACGGCTGGCCGGTCGTCGGGGAGGTCACCTTGGACCTGCCCGCGCTCCCCTGGCCCCTCTCCCCCGTCTCCGCTCCCGCAGAGGAACGGCGCGACGACTTCGAGCTCAGCGAACTCGGGGCGATCTGGATCTCCGTGCGGGACCGCCCCGCCGAGCTCTGCACCACCAAGGAGCGCCCCGGATGGCTCACGCTCCGCGCGCGGGGCGGCTCACTGGACGACCCCGACGTGGTGTTCACCGGCCGCCGCCAGCAGCACCTCACCTGCCGGGCACGCACCCTGGTCGACCCGGGACAGGGGCGGGGCGGCCTCGCCGTCCGGCTGGACGAGCGGCACCACTACGCGATCGAGGCGTCCGGGACCGACGTACGGGTGATCGCGCGCGTCGGCTCACTGCGCACGGTCGTGGCCGAACTCTCCGTGCCCACCGGGCCACTGGTTCTCGGGGTCACGATCACGGACCCGCAGCCTCCGCTCGGACCGTGCACCGGACCGGACACCGTCTCCCTCGGCATCGAACAACCCGACGGCACGTTCACCGAGCTCGCGGCTCTCGACGGCCGCTACCTGTCGACCGAGGTCGCCGGCGGCTTCACCGGCCGCGTCATCGGCATGTACGCGGCTGAGGGCACCGTCCACTTCGACTGGTTCGACTACGAGCCCCTGGACCGCTGA
- a CDS encoding alpha-galactosidase, producing MENEQRSFRWGHDALQLDFALGDDGSARLTRLGLPGEADSDPRTSLPLVEVTAAGHGRHWSGSRLIGTALGGRLRHRAHRAARDGDWHTLTVDLHDPETGLAAEVTYRSPDGVPVLRSEVTLRNEGPATLHLESVSSLVVGCLTPPDPAAVDAADLLWADNDWLAECRWQRQPMRQTTPGVSGRAKYGHGKAGFALKGQGTWSSCGHLPMGGLTDRRTGRSWVWQIEHNGGGWRWECQEHDRAAYVALFGPTDAHHGWRHPLEPGAAFRTVPAALAFGADGGPDAAFAALTRYRRAQRRPHPDHRGLPVIFNDYMNCLMGDPTTDKLLPLIDAAAEAGAEYFVIDAGWYDDDDGGWWTSVGAWEPAASRFPGEKGIHEVLDRIRERGMVPGLWLEPEVIGVHSPMAKSLPDEAFFRRDGVRLTEVGRHHLDLRHPAARAHLDQVVDRLVGEWGVGYLKLDHNIDPGSGTSAHPGESPGAGLLGHNRAHLDWLDGILDRYPHLVVENCSSGGMRWDHALLSRLQLQSTSDQQNLQLYAPIAASAPTAVTPEQGAVWAYPQPEDSLDEVAFTMASGLLGRIHLSGHLPQLGPEARALVHEGIAVYKAIRADLPKAVPSWPLGLPAWDDPWIALALHTPATTYLTVWRRPGGEATTTIQLPERAGGAADIEVLYPATHQAVGVWDPDTADLTVTLPAAPSAALLRITRTEPDAS from the coding sequence ATGGAGAACGAACAGCGGAGCTTCCGCTGGGGTCACGACGCCCTGCAACTCGACTTCGCCCTCGGCGACGACGGCAGTGCCCGCCTGACGCGTCTCGGACTGCCCGGCGAGGCGGACAGCGACCCCCGAACGTCCCTGCCGCTGGTGGAGGTGACGGCCGCGGGTCACGGCCGACACTGGTCGGGCAGCCGTCTGATCGGGACCGCTCTCGGCGGGCGGCTGCGCCACCGGGCCCACCGCGCGGCCCGCGACGGCGACTGGCACACCCTGACCGTGGACCTCCACGACCCGGAAACCGGGCTGGCCGCGGAGGTGACCTACCGGTCGCCGGACGGCGTCCCCGTGCTCCGCAGCGAGGTGACCCTGCGCAACGAAGGGCCGGCCACCCTGCACCTGGAGTCGGTCAGTTCGCTCGTCGTGGGCTGTCTCACCCCGCCGGACCCGGCGGCCGTCGACGCCGCCGACCTGCTGTGGGCGGACAACGACTGGCTCGCCGAGTGCCGTTGGCAGCGCCAGCCGATGCGCCAGACCACACCCGGTGTCAGCGGGCGCGCGAAGTACGGGCACGGCAAGGCGGGCTTCGCCCTGAAGGGACAGGGCACCTGGTCCAGTTGCGGGCACCTGCCCATGGGCGGCCTGACGGACCGGCGCACCGGCCGCAGTTGGGTGTGGCAGATCGAGCACAACGGCGGAGGCTGGCGCTGGGAGTGCCAGGAGCACGACCGGGCGGCCTACGTGGCACTGTTCGGGCCGACCGACGCCCATCACGGCTGGCGGCATCCCCTGGAACCCGGCGCGGCCTTCCGCACCGTACCCGCCGCGCTGGCCTTCGGCGCCGACGGCGGCCCGGACGCCGCGTTCGCCGCGCTGACCCGCTACCGCCGCGCCCAGCGCCGCCCGCACCCCGACCACCGGGGTCTGCCCGTCATCTTCAACGACTACATGAACTGCCTGATGGGCGACCCCACGACCGACAAGCTGCTGCCGCTGATCGACGCGGCGGCCGAGGCCGGCGCCGAGTACTTCGTCATCGACGCGGGCTGGTACGACGACGATGACGGTGGCTGGTGGACCAGCGTCGGCGCCTGGGAGCCGGCCGCCTCACGCTTCCCCGGCGAGAAGGGGATCCACGAGGTACTGGACCGGATCCGCGAACGCGGCATGGTTCCCGGCCTGTGGCTGGAGCCGGAAGTCATCGGCGTCCACAGCCCCATGGCCAAGTCCCTGCCCGACGAGGCGTTCTTCCGCCGCGACGGCGTCCGCCTCACGGAGGTCGGCCGGCACCACCTGGACCTGCGCCACCCGGCCGCCCGGGCCCACCTGGACCAGGTCGTGGATCGCCTCGTCGGCGAGTGGGGCGTCGGCTACCTCAAGCTCGACCACAACATCGACCCCGGCTCCGGCACCAGCGCCCACCCCGGCGAGAGCCCCGGTGCCGGCCTGCTCGGCCACAACCGGGCGCACCTGGACTGGCTCGACGGCATCCTGGACCGCTACCCGCACCTGGTGGTGGAGAACTGCTCCTCGGGCGGCATGCGCTGGGACCACGCCCTGCTGTCGCGGCTGCAGCTGCAGTCCACCAGCGACCAGCAGAACCTCCAGCTCTACGCGCCCATCGCGGCCTCCGCGCCCACTGCCGTCACTCCCGAGCAAGGCGCCGTCTGGGCCTACCCGCAGCCGGAGGACTCCCTCGACGAGGTCGCCTTCACCATGGCGAGCGGCCTCCTCGGCCGCATCCACCTCTCCGGCCACCTGCCGCAGCTCGGACCCGAGGCCCGCGCCCTGGTCCACGAGGGCATCGCCGTCTACAAGGCCATCCGCGCCGACCTGCCGAAGGCCGTGCCCTCGTGGCCCCTCGGCCTTCCCGCTTGGGACGACCCCTGGATCGCCCTCGCCCTGCACACCCCCGCCACCACCTACCTCACCGTCTGGCGCCGCCCGGGCGGCGAGGCCACCACCACCATCCAACTGCCTGAACGGGCGGGCGGCGCAGCCGACATCGAGGTGCTGTACCCCGCCACGCACCAGGCCGTCGGAGTCTGGGACCCGGACACGGCCGACCTCACCGTGACCCTGCCCGCCGCGCCCTCCGCGGCGCTGCTCCGCATCACCCGCACTGAGCCGGACGCTTCCTGA
- a CDS encoding aldo/keto reductase codes for MRTFILPGTDMVVPNVVLGLMRIQNMTDEAVRRLVNAARDTGITFLDHADIYGSDDHGCERRFAEAMKLSPSEREQFVIQSKAGIVRNASYFDLSHHHIIESVNGSLRALGTDYLDILLLHRPDALVEPEEVARAFDELSAAGKVRAFGVSNHTPRQLDLLRKHVTQPIVANQLQLSITHAPMIAQGVAANMQDLDQSIVRDEGIVDYCRLHDITIQAWSPFQAGFFDGPFLGSERFPELNAVIDRLSDKYGVPAEAIAVAWITRHPARIQVVLGTTTPERVTAAALGSDIPLTRSEWYELFRAAGYTVP; via the coding sequence ATGAGGACCTTCATCCTGCCCGGCACCGACATGGTGGTCCCCAACGTCGTCCTTGGACTGATGCGCATCCAGAACATGACCGACGAGGCGGTGCGCAGGCTCGTGAACGCTGCACGAGACACCGGCATCACGTTCCTCGATCACGCCGACATATACGGCTCGGACGACCACGGTTGCGAGCGTCGGTTCGCTGAAGCCATGAAACTCAGCCCGTCGGAGCGTGAGCAGTTCGTCATTCAGTCGAAGGCCGGAATCGTCAGGAACGCGTCATACTTCGACCTCTCTCATCACCACATCATCGAGTCCGTGAACGGTTCACTCCGGGCACTGGGCACGGACTATCTCGACATCCTGCTGCTGCACCGTCCCGACGCGCTCGTCGAGCCGGAGGAGGTGGCCCGTGCCTTCGACGAGCTGTCGGCGGCAGGCAAAGTCCGTGCCTTCGGCGTCTCCAACCACACCCCCCGACAACTCGACCTGCTGCGCAAACACGTGACGCAACCAATCGTGGCGAACCAGCTGCAGCTGTCGATCACTCACGCCCCGATGATCGCGCAGGGCGTCGCCGCGAATATGCAGGACCTCGATCAGTCGATCGTGCGTGATGAGGGAATCGTCGACTACTGTCGGCTGCACGACATCACCATTCAGGCGTGGTCGCCTTTCCAGGCCGGATTCTTCGACGGCCCGTTCCTCGGTTCCGAACGCTTCCCCGAGTTGAACGCCGTGATCGACCGGCTGAGCGACAAATACGGCGTGCCGGCCGAGGCGATCGCGGTCGCCTGGATCACGCGCCATCCCGCGCGGATACAGGTCGTGCTCGGCACGACCACGCCAGAACGTGTCACGGCCGCCGCGCTCGGTTCCGACATCCCGCTCACCCGATCCGAATGGTATGAACTGTTCCGTGCCGCCGGATACACAGTGCCCTGA
- a CDS encoding NADP-dependent oxidoreductase, which translates to MSTRNTMRAISQDVLGGPEVLKEVEVERPVPRPNEVLVRVRAAGVNPTDWKHRATGGFLGEPPFVLGWDVSGVVEAVGIGVAAFAPGDEVFGMLPYPFGHGSHAEYVIAPVRALARKPAGLDHVQAGALPLVSLTAWQALTEHADLRPGQRVLIHAAAGGVGHVAVQIAKERGAYVIGTASAGKHEILRGIGVDEAVDYRETDFTEAVKDADVVLDTIGGDTALRSLRVLRPGGVVVSILPGGSDDFYEEAGRLGVRAVRMLVDADRAGMETIAELAATGRLRATIAGTFPLAAAAEAHARGDTGRTTGKLVLVND; encoded by the coding sequence ATGAGCACACGGAACACGATGCGAGCCATCAGCCAGGACGTCCTCGGCGGTCCCGAGGTCCTGAAGGAAGTGGAAGTCGAGCGCCCGGTACCGCGGCCGAACGAGGTGCTGGTCCGGGTGCGGGCCGCCGGGGTCAATCCGACCGACTGGAAGCACCGCGCCACCGGCGGCTTCCTGGGTGAGCCGCCCTTCGTCCTCGGCTGGGACGTCTCCGGCGTGGTGGAGGCCGTCGGCATCGGCGTGGCGGCGTTCGCGCCCGGTGACGAGGTCTTCGGCATGCTGCCGTACCCGTTCGGGCACGGCTCGCACGCCGAGTACGTCATCGCGCCGGTGCGTGCCCTCGCGCGCAAGCCGGCCGGTCTCGACCACGTCCAGGCGGGCGCGCTGCCGCTGGTCTCGCTCACGGCGTGGCAGGCGCTGACCGAGCACGCCGACCTGCGGCCCGGGCAGCGGGTGCTGATCCACGCCGCAGCGGGCGGGGTCGGGCACGTGGCGGTGCAGATCGCCAAGGAGCGCGGCGCGTACGTGATCGGCACCGCGAGCGCGGGCAAGCACGAGATCCTGCGCGGCATCGGCGTGGACGAGGCGGTGGACTACCGCGAGACGGACTTCACCGAGGCCGTGAAGGACGCCGACGTCGTCCTGGACACGATCGGCGGCGACACCGCCCTGCGTTCCCTGCGCGTGCTGCGCCCGGGCGGTGTCGTGGTGTCGATCCTGCCGGGAGGGTCGGACGACTTCTACGAGGAGGCCGGGCGGCTCGGCGTCCGGGCGGTCCGGATGCTGGTCGACGCCGACCGGGCCGGCATGGAGACGATCGCGGAACTGGCCGCGACGGGCAGGCTCCGCGCCACCATCGCCGGAACCTTCCCCCTGGCCGCCGCCGCCGAGGCACACGCCCGGGGCGACACCGGCCGGACGACGGGCAAGCTGGTCCTGGTGAACGACTGA
- a CDS encoding helix-turn-helix domain-containing protein, which translates to MRRERVVVLALDGVYPFELGIPSRILGAADGRYEVLTCSADGGPVRTAADFGVTVEHGPEALATAGTVVIAPVAPSHLTDEVPAEVLAALARIRPGTRIVSICTGAFVLAAAGLLDGRRATTHWQVADHFRRMFPRVDLDPDVLFVDDHPFLTSAGAASGVDVCLHLVRKDHGSRLANTVARRCVVPPFRDGGQAQYIEQPVPEQGAASTAATRAWALERLGEPLTLADLAGHARMSRRTFARRFHDEVGLSPGRWLIQQRVSRARHLLESSDLTVDQIAGRVGFATGASLRQHLHAAIGVSPQAYRRTFQSAR; encoded by the coding sequence ATGCGGCGTGAGCGAGTGGTGGTCCTGGCCCTGGACGGTGTGTACCCCTTCGAACTGGGCATCCCCAGCCGGATCCTCGGCGCCGCCGACGGCCGCTACGAGGTCCTGACCTGCTCGGCCGACGGCGGCCCGGTGCGTACCGCCGCCGACTTCGGCGTCACCGTGGAGCACGGCCCCGAGGCCCTGGCCACGGCCGGCACGGTGGTGATCGCGCCCGTCGCGCCGTCCCACCTGACCGACGAGGTGCCCGCCGAGGTCCTGGCCGCGCTCGCGCGGATCCGCCCCGGCACCCGCATCGTCTCCATCTGCACCGGCGCCTTCGTCCTGGCCGCCGCGGGGCTCCTCGACGGCCGCCGGGCGACCACCCACTGGCAGGTCGCCGATCACTTCCGGCGCATGTTCCCGCGCGTCGACCTCGACCCGGACGTGCTGTTCGTCGACGACCACCCGTTCCTCACCTCGGCCGGAGCCGCCTCCGGCGTCGACGTCTGCCTCCACCTCGTCCGCAAGGACCACGGCAGCCGGCTGGCCAACACCGTCGCCCGCCGCTGCGTGGTCCCGCCGTTCCGGGACGGCGGCCAGGCCCAGTACATCGAGCAGCCCGTCCCCGAACAGGGTGCCGCGAGCACCGCCGCCACCCGCGCCTGGGCCCTGGAACGCCTCGGCGAACCGCTCACCCTTGCCGACCTCGCCGGCCACGCCCGGATGAGCCGGCGCACCTTCGCCCGCCGCTTCCACGACGAGGTGGGCCTCAGCCCGGGCCGCTGGCTGATCCAGCAGCGCGTCTCCCGCGCCCGGCACCTGCTGGAGTCCAGCGATCTCACCGTGGACCAGATCGCCGGCCGGGTCGGCTTCGCGACCGGCGCCTCCCTGCGCCAGCACCTGCACGCGGCCATCGGCGTCTCCCCGCAGGCCTACCGCCGCACGTTCCAGAGCGCCCGCTGA
- a CDS encoding ATP-binding protein — protein sequence MELATPPPAARAPVAWYSWWLMPLGLGGGTLAATFMSSERITAAVAGVAATAASAVCVRLLLRTRAQLHRAEGSFRTTQAEHNQQWQQHVAGLERKFSAERATLESQLTEQNATYERRLADQSATYETQLADQSRAYEERLAEQATSYEAQLADQAEVWQEQLSHQLAAVALLADEQLPDAMDKLRSGEAIDDVLPTVNQCAKVSADLQAELRKVLRTALIGLEAEFDRSTSAEQAVISIGNRIHVLTSKLRGRLHEMQGEHGRLPAVARGLMELDQEIGPADCLAASIGVLGGSDRPGRQWQEPQRLLSVVRGGIGRIKDFHRVQVRHLPELGVDGGLVDHLTLIFAHLLDNAARYSPPTEPVLISGKEVPNGVGIEIQDSGKGLSEEKKREAEHALAGTAPGAGLGGITEDASIGLRVVGALARRYGIRVTFADSPWLGTSVVVVVPHKYFSPLPTAATAQAPATPAAPPAEVRTAAAAPARETATAPEADARAEAVETTPGGLPRRRSKRNETEGPRQAERTDRSTVAAVPPDASFSGLAAFATAGRDAAEASWADDAHDTPGGRESTEHRTEESD from the coding sequence ATGGAACTCGCCACTCCGCCACCGGCGGCGCGGGCCCCTGTCGCCTGGTACAGCTGGTGGTTGATGCCGCTGGGCCTGGGAGGCGGGACGCTTGCCGCCACGTTCATGAGCTCGGAGCGAATAACCGCGGCCGTCGCCGGTGTCGCGGCGACGGCGGCCAGCGCCGTGTGCGTGCGCCTGCTGCTGCGCACCCGGGCCCAGCTGCACCGGGCGGAGGGCTCCTTCCGCACCACGCAGGCCGAGCACAACCAGCAGTGGCAGCAGCATGTGGCCGGCCTGGAACGGAAGTTCTCCGCCGAGCGCGCCACCCTGGAGTCCCAGCTCACCGAGCAGAACGCGACGTACGAGCGGCGACTGGCCGACCAGAGCGCCACGTACGAGACGCAGCTCGCCGACCAGTCGAGGGCCTACGAGGAGCGGCTGGCCGAGCAGGCGACGTCCTACGAGGCGCAGCTCGCCGACCAGGCCGAGGTCTGGCAGGAGCAGCTCTCCCACCAGCTCGCCGCGGTCGCCCTGCTCGCCGACGAGCAGCTGCCCGACGCGATGGACAAGCTCCGCTCCGGCGAGGCCATCGACGACGTCCTGCCGACCGTCAACCAGTGCGCCAAGGTCAGTGCCGACCTCCAGGCCGAGCTGCGCAAGGTGCTGCGCACCGCCCTGATCGGCCTGGAGGCGGAGTTCGACCGCTCCACCTCCGCCGAGCAGGCCGTCATCAGCATCGGCAACCGCATCCACGTGCTGACCAGCAAGCTGCGCGGCCGGCTGCACGAGATGCAGGGCGAGCACGGCAGGCTGCCGGCTGTCGCCCGGGGCCTGATGGAGCTCGACCAGGAGATCGGCCCCGCCGACTGCCTCGCCGCCAGCATCGGCGTGCTCGGCGGCTCGGACCGGCCCGGGCGGCAGTGGCAGGAGCCGCAGCGGCTGCTGAGCGTGGTGCGCGGCGGCATCGGCCGGATCAAGGACTTCCACCGCGTCCAGGTCCGCCACCTGCCCGAACTCGGCGTCGACGGCGGCCTCGTGGACCACCTCACGCTGATCTTCGCCCACCTGCTGGACAACGCGGCCCGCTACTCGCCGCCCACCGAACCGGTGCTGATCTCCGGCAAGGAGGTCCCCAACGGCGTCGGCATCGAGATCCAGGACTCCGGCAAGGGCCTGAGCGAGGAGAAGAAGCGCGAGGCCGAGCACGCCCTCGCGGGCACGGCGCCCGGCGCGGGCCTCGGCGGCATCACCGAGGACGCCAGCATCGGCCTGCGCGTCGTCGGCGCCCTCGCGCGCCGCTACGGCATCCGCGTGACCTTCGCGGACTCGCCGTGGCTCGGCACCTCCGTGGTGGTCGTGGTCCCGCACAAGTACTTCAGCCCGCTGCCCACGGCCGCGACCGCCCAGGCACCGGCCACCCCGGCCGCACCCCCCGCCGAGGTCCGCACCGCCGCGGCCGCCCCGGCCCGCGAGACGGCCACCGCACCGGAGGCGGACGCGCGGGCCGAGGCCGTGGAGACCACGCCCGGCGGTCTGCCCCGCCGCCGCAGCAAGCGCAACGAGACGGAGGGGCCCAGGCAGGCCGAGCGGACCGACCGGAGCACCGTCGCCGCCGTCCCGCCCGACGCCTCCTTCTCCGGCCTCGCCGCCTTCGCCACCGCCGGACGCGACGCCGCGGAGGCCTCCTGGGCGGACGACGCCCACGACACCCCCGGCGGACGCGAGTCCACCGAGCACCGCACCGAAGAGAGCGACTAG
- a CDS encoding roadblock/LC7 domain-containing protein, translating to MTQQGTDVSWALRDLVESIQEIRFALVASSDGKAITSYGAEDPDDVDRFAAVVAGLQALAQPVAEQFPKYAGQLRLAMIEVDGGHLFVVRAGVETYLGVLAREGLDQGLLGHQMRDLARRMGELLGTTPRLEEHSG from the coding sequence ATGACGCAACAAGGAACAGATGTGAGCTGGGCGCTCCGCGATCTCGTCGAGAGCATCCAGGAGATCCGTTTCGCCCTCGTGGCCTCCAGCGACGGCAAGGCCATCACCTCCTACGGCGCCGAAGACCCCGACGACGTCGACCGCTTCGCCGCCGTGGTCGCGGGCCTGCAGGCCCTGGCCCAGCCGGTCGCCGAGCAGTTCCCCAAGTACGCCGGCCAGCTGCGGCTGGCGATGATCGAGGTCGACGGCGGGCACCTCTTCGTCGTCCGCGCCGGAGTCGAGACGTACCTCGGCGTCCTCGCCCGGGAAGGCCTCGACCAGGGCCTGCTGGGGCACCAGATGAGGGACCTGGCCCGCAGGATGGGTGAACTCCTCGGCACCACTCCGCGCCTGGAGGAGCACTCTGGATGA
- a CDS encoding DUF742 domain-containing protein, translating into MSAPRRPSDPSGLERYYVLTGGRSGPGGSASSLDVATLVVARAAPLPGMQHEHEEILRRCRDPLSVAELGAHLGLPFNILAVLLSDLLDAGRVEARNPIPAHEAGRGPDLALLEEVLSGLERL; encoded by the coding sequence ATGAGTGCTCCCCGCAGGCCGTCGGACCCGTCCGGTCTCGAGCGCTACTACGTCCTCACCGGAGGGCGCAGCGGACCGGGCGGTTCGGCGTCGAGCCTCGACGTGGCGACCCTGGTCGTCGCCCGTGCCGCCCCGTTACCGGGCATGCAGCACGAGCACGAGGAGATCCTGCGCCGCTGCCGCGACCCGCTGTCGGTCGCCGAACTCGGCGCTCATCTCGGGCTGCCCTTCAACATTCTCGCGGTGCTGCTGTCGGACCTGCTGGACGCAGGTCGCGTCGAAGCCCGTAACCCCATCCCGGCACACGAAGCCGGCCGCGGGCCCGACCTCGCGCTCCTTGAGGAGGTACTCAGTGGACTTGAAAGGCTTTGA
- a CDS encoding ATP/GTP-binding protein: MDLKGFDQPGGSAGDTRSVKVMIAGGFGTGKTTMVRSVSDIKPLTTEETLTQASVDVDHLIGVADKTQTTVSLDFGKIGINESLVLYLFGTPGQERFWFLWNGLFKGALGAIVLVDTRRLESSFRAIEEMERQDVPFVVALNVFPDSRNYPVEEIRDALDIPAHTPVVAFDARDRASSRDVLVALIHHLKERSAVALEPR, translated from the coding sequence GTGGACTTGAAAGGCTTTGACCAACCCGGAGGCTCGGCCGGGGACACCCGCTCGGTCAAGGTGATGATCGCCGGCGGGTTCGGCACCGGGAAGACCACCATGGTCCGGTCGGTCAGCGACATCAAGCCGCTCACCACCGAGGAGACCCTCACCCAGGCCAGCGTCGACGTCGACCACCTCATCGGGGTCGCCGACAAGACGCAGACCACCGTCAGCCTCGACTTCGGCAAGATCGGCATCAACGAGAGCCTGGTGCTGTACCTGTTCGGCACGCCGGGCCAGGAGCGGTTCTGGTTCCTGTGGAACGGGCTGTTCAAGGGGGCGCTCGGCGCGATCGTCCTGGTGGACACGCGCCGCCTGGAATCCAGCTTCCGGGCGATCGAGGAGATGGAGCGGCAGGACGTCCCGTTCGTCGTCGCGCTGAACGTCTTCCCCGACTCGCGGAACTACCCGGTCGAGGAGATCAGGGACGCCCTGGACATCCCGGCGCACACCCCGGTCGTGGCCTTCGACGCCCGCGACCGGGCCTCCAGCCGGGACGTCCTCGTCGCCCTGATCCACCACCTGAAGGAACGCTCGGCCGTGGCCCTGGAGCCCCGATGA